The Syntrophorhabdaceae bacterium genome contains a region encoding:
- a CDS encoding error-prone DNA polymerase, which produces MKKKGGFYAELHSHSNFSLLDGAAHPGELVARASEIGMAALAVTDHDGLYGACIFYKAAKGAGIKPITGAELTLEGGFHITLLAENGTGYMNLSRLVTKSQLSGAKGEPHLSSIDLEGHTEGLICLSGCAKGEVARLLEREEEERAYRAGQRYRALFGKDRFFIELQSHLNPGDMKQCARLAALAKRLEVGAVATNNVHYGVRENVRLHDVLVCLKNRVTLDNSSAFRKANSEYFLKGYDEMARLPGITEEAIRHSVEIAERCDFELQFSSYSFPDYPLPEGEKTVPYLKRLAFEGARRRYGELSEAIRERLCHELELIEGKGLSGYFLIVWDIMEFARKAGILAQGRGSAASSVAAYVLGITPVDPIRHQLFVGRFLNESAVPDIDIDIGTRRREEVIQYVYEKYGVEHAAMVCTYVTFQSKNAIREVGKTLGLPAHVLDRMAKSVSSYGSRHAMEDLMDFPEFRGYLNTESWRHFRDLCGRIADFPRHLSIHVGGMLITSKPISEIVPLERARAEGRVVCQWDKDSVDDAGLVKVDLLGLRMLSMIDEITRLIRERHGKEMRYDALPPDDPEVYRMISDADTIGIFQVESRAQMQTLPKVRPRSIEDLAIEVAIVRPGPLQGNMIHPYIRRRQGVEPVEHFHPRLSSILGETMGVILFQEQILQVACEIAGFTTGEANKLRKAMGRKNAREELEKWHVRFIAGAKEREVGEETAHKIFAHICGFADFGFCKSHAASFAILCYASAYYKLYYAPEFFCALLNNQPMGFYIPEVVTGDAKRHGVAVLPAHINKSLWECSIEAGGIRIGFRYVKEMGEEKTLPILEERGKGPFLSLDDFYIRTGLDRESLRHLITAGAFDDIKRSRRQLLWDAGVMDASGSYGMGLKSKEKIPLDEMTPGEELIADYAVQGFSASGHLLTLFRKRLDNLGAVKSSDLPNFSTGEQVRIGGYCVCFQVPPTAKGFAFLTLEDEEGLMNVILKPALYKRFKPLVRLEPFLFVEGTMEKKDGIINVMVKRIADLRKEVHTLWGETGPGANEKIGG; this is translated from the coding sequence ATGAAGAAAAAAGGCGGCTTTTACGCGGAGCTTCACAGCCATTCCAATTTTTCCCTCCTCGACGGCGCGGCCCATCCGGGAGAGCTCGTGGCGAGGGCATCGGAGATAGGCATGGCCGCCCTCGCCGTCACGGACCACGACGGCCTCTACGGGGCCTGCATATTTTATAAGGCGGCAAAAGGGGCGGGCATCAAGCCCATAACCGGCGCGGAGCTTACCCTTGAAGGGGGCTTCCATATCACCCTTTTGGCGGAGAACGGGACCGGCTATATGAACCTCTCCCGCCTCGTCACGAAATCCCAGCTTTCAGGGGCCAAGGGTGAGCCCCATCTCTCTTCCATCGATCTGGAAGGCCATACGGAGGGGCTTATCTGCCTCTCGGGGTGCGCCAAAGGGGAGGTCGCCCGACTTCTGGAGAGGGAAGAGGAGGAGAGGGCATACCGTGCGGGACAAAGGTACCGCGCCCTTTTCGGAAAGGACCGGTTTTTTATCGAGCTTCAGAGCCATCTCAATCCCGGCGACATGAAGCAATGCGCCCGGCTTGCAGCCCTCGCAAAGAGGCTCGAGGTGGGCGCAGTAGCGACGAATAACGTCCACTATGGGGTGAGGGAGAATGTGAGGCTCCACGACGTCCTCGTCTGCCTTAAAAACCGGGTAACCCTCGACAACTCGTCCGCCTTCCGGAAGGCGAATTCCGAATACTTCCTCAAAGGGTATGACGAGATGGCGCGCCTCCCCGGGATCACCGAAGAGGCGATACGCCATTCCGTCGAGATCGCCGAGCGATGCGATTTCGAGCTTCAGTTTTCCTCTTATTCTTTCCCCGATTATCCCCTGCCGGAAGGGGAAAAGACCGTGCCCTACCTCAAGAGGCTCGCCTTCGAAGGGGCGAGGCGGCGATACGGGGAGCTTTCGGAGGCTATCAGGGAGAGGCTTTGCCATGAGCTCGAGCTCATCGAAGGGAAGGGCCTTTCAGGCTATTTTCTCATTGTCTGGGATATCATGGAATTCGCCCGTAAGGCGGGCATCCTTGCCCAGGGAAGGGGATCTGCGGCAAGCTCCGTGGCGGCCTATGTCCTCGGGATCACGCCGGTCGACCCCATAAGGCACCAGCTCTTCGTGGGCAGGTTCCTCAATGAGTCGGCGGTCCCTGATATCGACATAGATATCGGGACCAGGAGGAGAGAGGAGGTGATCCAGTATGTCTATGAGAAATACGGCGTGGAGCACGCGGCCATGGTCTGCACCTACGTGACCTTCCAGTCGAAAAACGCCATCAGGGAGGTGGGCAAGACCCTGGGTCTCCCCGCCCATGTGCTCGACAGAATGGCGAAGTCCGTCTCCTCCTACGGCAGCCGCCATGCCATGGAGGACCTCATGGATTTCCCCGAGTTCAGGGGCTATCTCAATACGGAGTCATGGCGCCATTTCCGGGACCTCTGCGGCCGGATCGCCGATTTCCCGCGGCACCTTTCGATCCACGTGGGCGGCATGCTCATTACCTCGAAGCCCATATCGGAAATCGTGCCCTTGGAACGGGCGAGGGCGGAAGGAAGGGTCGTCTGCCAGTGGGACAAGGATTCGGTGGATGACGCGGGGCTCGTGAAGGTGGACCTTCTGGGGCTCCGCATGCTCTCCATGATCGATGAGATCACCCGGCTCATCCGCGAGCGCCACGGGAAAGAGATGAGGTATGACGCCCTTCCCCCCGACGACCCTGAAGTCTACCGCATGATCTCCGACGCGGATACGATCGGCATATTCCAGGTGGAGAGCAGGGCCCAGATGCAGACCCTGCCGAAGGTCAGGCCGCGGTCCATCGAAGACCTCGCAATAGAGGTGGCCATCGTGAGACCGGGCCCCCTTCAGGGGAATATGATCCATCCCTATATCAGGAGAAGGCAGGGCGTCGAGCCGGTCGAGCATTTCCATCCCCGCCTCTCGTCCATTCTCGGCGAGACCATGGGGGTCATCCTCTTCCAGGAGCAGATCCTCCAGGTGGCCTGCGAGATCGCCGGATTCACCACGGGCGAGGCGAACAAGCTGAGAAAGGCGATGGGCCGGAAGAACGCGCGGGAAGAGCTCGAGAAGTGGCACGTGCGCTTCATCGCGGGGGCGAAGGAAAGAGAGGTGGGCGAGGAGACGGCCCACAAGATATTCGCCCATATATGCGGTTTTGCCGACTTCGGCTTCTGCAAGAGCCACGCGGCGAGCTTCGCGATCCTCTGCTATGCCTCGGCCTATTACAAACTGTATTACGCCCCGGAGTTCTTCTGCGCCCTCCTCAATAACCAGCCCATGGGTTTTTACATCCCCGAGGTGGTGACGGGCGACGCGAAGCGGCACGGGGTGGCTGTGCTCCCCGCCCATATCAATAAGAGCCTGTGGGAATGCTCGATCGAGGCAGGGGGCATAAGGATCGGGTTCAGGTACGTGAAGGAGATGGGGGAGGAGAAGACCCTTCCCATTTTAGAAGAGCGGGGAAAGGGCCCTTTCCTTTCCCTCGATGATTTTTATATCCGCACGGGCCTCGACAGGGAATCGCTGCGCCATCTCATCACTGCCGGGGCCTTCGACGACATCAAAAGGTCGAGGAGGCAGCTCCTCTGGGATGCGGGCGTCATGGACGCATCCGGCTCATACGGGATGGGGCTGAAGTCCAAAGAGAAAATCCCCCTTGACGAGATGACGCCCGGAGAGGAGCTGATCGCCGATTATGCCGTCCAGGGCTTCTCCGCATCAGGACATCTCCTCACCCTCTTCAGGAAGAGGCTCGACAATCTCGGGGCCGTAAAAAGTTCCGACCTTCCGAATTTTTCTACAGGCGAGCAGGTGAGGATCGGGGGCTATTGCGTCTGTTTTCAGGTGCCGCCCACCGCGAAAGGCTTTGCCTTTCTCACCCTCGAAGACGAAGAAGGTCTGATGAACGTTATACTGAAGCCGGCCCTGTACAAGAGATTCAAACCCCTCGTCCGCCTCGAGCCCTTTCTCTTTGTCGAAGGCACGATGGAAAAGAAAGACGGCATCATAAACGTCATGGTAAAAAGGATCGCCGACCTGAGAAAAGAGGTCCACACCTTATGGGGAGAGACGGGACCCGGGGCGAACGAAAAAATCGGGGGCTGA
- the lexA gene encoding transcriptional repressor LexA has translation MGKTSPTRDNILAFIQEFKTGKDYAPTVREIAEHCAIKSTSVVQYHLDKLEEAGLITRAKKNFRSISLPAAETRQLVEVPILGTISAGRPIWVPSADRWSGITERTVEVSPVVTKGKKNIFALEVKGNSMVDAMIADSDIVIIEQTPDIKNGDVAACWLKNEQEVTLKKIYYENERIRLQPCNPYMMPLYYDASNVEPQGKVIAVIRIV, from the coding sequence ATGGGAAAAACCTCTCCCACAAGGGACAATATCCTCGCCTTCATCCAGGAATTCAAAACAGGGAAAGATTATGCCCCCACCGTCAGGGAGATCGCCGAGCACTGCGCCATAAAGAGCACCTCCGTAGTCCAGTACCACCTCGACAAGCTCGAAGAAGCAGGGCTCATCACGAGGGCAAAAAAGAATTTCAGGAGCATATCACTGCCCGCTGCCGAGACAAGGCAGCTCGTGGAAGTACCGATCCTGGGGACCATCTCCGCGGGCCGGCCCATATGGGTCCCCTCAGCCGACAGGTGGAGCGGCATTACGGAAAGGACGGTGGAGGTATCGCCTGTTGTCACCAAGGGTAAAAAGAATATCTTCGCCCTGGAAGTAAAGGGAAATTCCATGGTGGACGCCATGATCGCCGATTCGGATATCGTCATAATAGAGCAGACCCCGGACATAAAAAACGGCGACGTCGCAGCCTGCTGGCTCAAAAACGAGCAGGAAGTAACCCTAAAGAAAATCTACTACGAAAACGAGAGAATTCGCCTCCAGCCATGCAACCCGTACATGATGCCCCTCTACTATGACGCATCGAACGTAGAGCCTCAGGGGAAGGTCATCGCGGTGATACGAATTGTTTGA